In one window of Nodosilinea sp. PGN35 DNA:
- a CDS encoding pyridoxine 5'-phosphate synthase, producing MPTLGVNIDHIATIRQARRTVEPDPVAAAVLAELAGADGITVHLREDRRHMQDRDVRLLRQTVRTHLNLEMAATDEMVAIALEVKPDYVTLVPERREEVTTEGGLDVAGQLERMKSVVHTLQSAGIPVSLFIDAAPDQIEASAQVGAQFIELHTGPYAEAKAEADLHRELDILAQGTAQALALGLRVNAGHGLTYWNTTPVARIPGMEELNIGHSIVSRAVLVGLERAVREMKALI from the coding sequence TTGCCTACCCTGGGAGTCAACATCGACCACATTGCCACGATTCGCCAGGCTCGCCGCACCGTTGAGCCCGACCCCGTGGCCGCCGCCGTGCTGGCTGAATTAGCTGGGGCCGACGGCATCACCGTGCACCTGCGCGAAGACCGCCGCCACATGCAGGACCGCGACGTGCGCCTGCTGCGGCAGACCGTACGCACCCACCTGAACCTGGAGATGGCCGCCACCGACGAAATGGTGGCGATCGCCCTCGAGGTCAAACCCGACTACGTCACCCTGGTGCCCGAGCGGCGCGAAGAAGTGACCACCGAAGGCGGGCTCGATGTGGCCGGTCAGCTCGAGCGGATGAAATCCGTCGTTCATACCCTCCAGAGCGCAGGCATTCCCGTCAGCCTGTTCATCGACGCCGCCCCCGACCAGATTGAGGCCTCAGCCCAGGTCGGTGCCCAGTTCATCGAGCTGCACACCGGCCCCTACGCCGAGGCCAAGGCCGAGGCCGACCTGCACCGCGAACTCGACATTCTCGCTCAGGGTACCGCCCAGGCTCTAGCCCTCGGCCTGCGGGTCAACGCCGGCCACGGCCTCACCTACTGGAACACCACCCCCGTCGCCCGCATCCCCGGCATGGAAGAGCTGAACATTGGCCACAGCATTGTCAGCCGCGCGGTGCTTGTCGGCCTAGAGCGCGCCGTCCGCGAGATGAAAGCGCTGATTTGA
- a CDS encoding MgPME-cyclase complex family protein, with translation MTNYYYAVASQKFLLEEEPLDECLKERRRYYQEQEQEVNFWLVKSPAFLEAPELASVKASCPQPAVALVSTSKQFITWVKLRFEYVGTGEFEAPSASIPDPLASLEPVAS, from the coding sequence ATGACCAACTACTACTACGCCGTTGCCAGCCAAAAGTTTCTGCTCGAAGAAGAGCCCCTCGACGAATGCCTCAAGGAGCGTCGCCGCTACTACCAGGAGCAGGAGCAGGAGGTGAATTTTTGGCTGGTCAAGTCTCCGGCTTTTCTCGAGGCTCCAGAACTGGCCAGCGTCAAGGCCAGCTGCCCTCAGCCTGCGGTGGCGCTGGTATCCACCAGCAAGCAGTTTATTACCTGGGTCAAACTGCGGTTTGAGTACGTGGGCACGGGCGAGTTTGAAGCGCCTTCGGCCTCGATTCCCGATCCCCTCGCCTCCCTAGAGCCCGTAGCGTCCTAG